In a single window of the Biomphalaria glabrata chromosome 5, xgBioGlab47.1, whole genome shotgun sequence genome:
- the LOC129926332 gene encoding uncharacterized protein LOC129926332, with translation MWMTYGMIRGVNVDDLCRMWMTYGMIRGVNVDDLCRMWMTYGMIRGVNVDDLWNDQRIRDLSAQRDLSVHRDLSVPRDLSAQRDLSAQRDLSAQRDLSVPRDLSAQRDLSAQRDLSVPRDLSAQRDLSVPRDLIAQRDLSAQRDLSVPRDLSAQRDLSAQRDLSAQRDLSAQRDLSAQRDLSVPRDLSAQRDLSAQRDLSAQRDLSAERDLSVPRDLSAQRDLSVPRDLSAQRDLIAPRDLSVPIDLSALRDLSAQRNLSVPRDLSAQRALSAQRDLSAQRDLSVPRDLSAQRDLSAQRDLSDQKDLSRDLSAQRDLSVHRDLSVPRDLSAQRDLSAQRDLCAQRDLSAQRDLSVPRDLSAQRDLSAQRDLSVPRDLSAQRDLSVPRDLIAQRDLSAQRDLSAQRDLSVPRDLSAQRDLSAQRDLSAQRDLSAQRDLSVPRDLSAQRDLSAQRDLSAQRDLRAQRDLSAQRDLSVPIDLSAQRDLSAQRNLSVPRDLSVQRDLSAQRDLSAQRDLSDQKDLSVPRDLSAMRDLLKHISL, from the exons ATGTGGATGACCTATGGAATGATAAGAGGTGTGAATGTGGATGACCTATGTCGAATGTGGATGACCTATGGAATGATCAGAGGTGTGAATGTGGATGACCTATGTCGAATGTGGATGACCTATGGAATGATCAGAGGTGTGAATGTGGATGACCTATGGAATGATCAGAG AATT AGAGATCTAAGTGCCCAGAGAGATCTAAGTGTTCATAGAGATCTAAGTGTACCAAGAGATCTAAGTGCCCAGAGAGATCTAAGTGCCCAGAGAGATCTAAGTGCCCAGAGAGATCTAAGTGTACCAAGAGATCTAAGTGCCCAGAGAGATCTAAGTGCCCAGAGAGATCTAAGTGTACCAAGAGATCTAAGTGCCCAGAGAGATCTAAGTGTACCAAGAGATCTAATTGCCCAGAGAGATCTAAGTGCCCAGAGAGATCTAAGTGTACCAAGAGATCTAAGTGCCCAGAGAGATCTAAGTGCCCAGAGAGATCTAAGTGCCCAAAGAGATCTAAGTGCCCAGAGAGATCTAAGTGCCCAGAGAGATCTAAGTGTACCAAGAGATCTAAGTGCCCAGAGAGATCTAAGTGCCCAGAGAGATCTAAGTGCCCAGAGAGATCTAAGTGCCGAGAGAGATCTAAGTGTACCAAGAGATCTAAGTGCCCAGAGAGATCTAAGTGTACCAAGAGATCTAAGTGCCCAGAGAGATCTAATTGCCCCGAGAGATCTAAGTGTACCAATAGATCTAAGTGCCCTGAGAGATCTAAGTGCCCAGAGAAATCTAAGTGTACCAAGAGATCTAAGTGCCCAGAGAGCTCTAAGTGCCCAGAGAGATTTAAGTGCCCAGAGAGATCTAAGTGTACCAAGAGACCTGAGTGCCCAGAGAGATCTAAGTGCCCAGAGAGATCTAAGTGATCAGAAAGATCTAAGT AGAGATCTAAGTGCCCAGAGAGATCTAAGTGTTCATAGAGATCTAAGTGTACCAAGAGATCTAAGTGCCCAGAGAGATCTAAGTGCCCAGAGAGATCTATGTGCCCAGAGAGATCTAAGTGCCCAGAGAGATCTAAGTGTACCAAGAGATCTAAGTGCCCAGAGAGATCTAAGTGCCCAGAGAGATCTAAGTGTACCAAGAGATCTAAGTGCCCAGAGAGATCTAAGTGTACCAAGAGATCTAATTGCCCAGAGAGATCTAAGTGCCCAGAGAGATCTAAGTGCCCAGAGAGATCTAAGTGTACCAAGAGATCTAAGTGCCCAGAGAGATCTAAGTGCCCAGAGAGATCTAAGTGCCCAGAGAGATCTAAGTGCCCAGAGAGATCTAAGTGTACCAAGAGATCTAAGTGCCCAGAGAGATCTAAGTGCCCAGAGAGATCTAAGTGCCCAGAGAGATCTAAGGGCCCAGAGAGATCTAAGTGCCCAGAGAGATCTAAGTGTACCAATAGATCTAAGTGCCCAGAGAGATCTAAGTGCCCAGAGAAATCTAAGTGTACCAAGAGATCTAAGTGTCCAGAGAGATCTAAGTGCCCAGAGAGATCTTAGTGCCCAGAGAGATCTAAGTGATCAGAAAGATCTAAGTGTACCAAGAGACCTAAGTGCCATGAGAGATCTTCTAAAACATATTTCCTTATGA